From the Streptococcus oralis ATCC 35037 genome, one window contains:
- a CDS encoding M1 family metallopeptidase — MQAVEHFITQFVPEHYDLFLDLSRETKTFSGKVTITGQAQSDRISLHQKDLEITSVEVAGQARPFTVDHDNEALHIELAEAGQVELVIAFSGKITDNMTGIYPSYYTVDGIKKEVLSTQFESHFAREAFPCVDEPEAKATFDLSLRFDQAEGEVALSNMPEIDVENRKETGVWKFETTPRMSSYLLAFVAGDLQGVTAKTKNGTLVGVYSTKAHPLSNLDFSLDIAVRSIEFYEDYYGVKYPIPQSLHIALPDFSAGAMENWGLVTYREVYLVVDENSTFASRQQVALVVAHELAHQWFGNLVTMKWWDDLWLNESFANMMEYVCVDAIEPSWNIFEDFQTGGVPAALKRDATDGVQSVHVEVKHPDEINTLFDGAIVYAKGSRLMHMLRRWLGDADFAKGLHAYFEKHQYGNTIGRDLWNALGQASGRDVAAFMDSWLEQPGYPVLTVKVENDVLKISQKQFFIGEHEDKNRLWVVPLNSNWKGLPDTLETESIEIPGYAALLAENEGALRLNTENTAHYITDYQGDLLDAILADLVELDNTSKLQIVQERRLLAEAGRISYADLLPVLDKLAKEESYLVVSAVSQVIAALERFIDEGTETEKAFNSLVAKLARHNYDRLGFEAKDGESEEDELVRQLAVSMMIRSNDAEASQVASQIFAAHKENLAGLPAAIRAQVLINEMKHHETKELVATYLDLYTHATDAVFKRQLAAALAYSTDADNIQTLISSWKDKFVVKPQDLSAWYYQFLDHQTTQETVWVWARENWDWIKAALGGDMSFDSFVILPAHVFKTEQRLAEYKEFFEPQLSDLALSRNIRMGIKDIAARVDLIKREKAAVEAVVAQYGKA; from the coding sequence ATGCAAGCAGTTGAACATTTTATTACCCAATTTGTTCCTGAACATTATGATTTATTTTTAGACTTGAGTCGTGAGACCAAGACCTTTTCTGGGAAGGTGACCATTACTGGTCAAGCACAAAGTGACCGTATTTCCCTTCACCAAAAAGACTTGGAAATCACTTCTGTAGAAGTTGCGGGTCAAGCTCGTCCATTTACAGTTGACCATGACAATGAAGCCCTTCATATCGAATTGGCTGAGGCTGGTCAAGTTGAATTGGTCATCGCTTTTTCAGGAAAAATCACAGACAACATGACAGGGATTTACCCTTCTTACTACACAGTGGATGGTATCAAGAAGGAAGTCTTGTCTACTCAGTTTGAAAGCCATTTTGCGCGTGAAGCCTTCCCATGTGTGGATGAGCCTGAAGCCAAAGCAACTTTTGACCTTTCTCTTCGTTTTGATCAAGCAGAAGGTGAAGTGGCCTTGTCGAACATGCCAGAAATCGATGTGGAAAACCGTAAGGAAACAGGCGTCTGGAAGTTTGAGACAACACCTCGCATGTCTTCTTACTTGTTAGCATTTGTAGCAGGTGATTTGCAAGGGGTGACCGCTAAAACTAAAAACGGTACCCTCGTAGGTGTCTACTCAACCAAAGCCCACCCACTATCTAACCTTGATTTCTCATTGGACATCGCCGTTCGCTCGATCGAGTTTTACGAAGATTACTATGGAGTTAAGTATCCAATCCCTCAATCTCTCCACATTGCCCTTCCTGACTTCTCAGCTGGTGCTATGGAAAACTGGGGTCTTGTGACCTACCGTGAAGTTTACTTAGTTGTGGATGAGAACTCAACCTTTGCTAGCCGTCAACAAGTTGCCCTAGTTGTAGCACATGAGTTGGCTCACCAATGGTTTGGTAACCTCGTGACTATGAAATGGTGGGATGACCTTTGGCTTAATGAAAGCTTCGCTAACATGATGGAATACGTCTGTGTGGATGCCATCGAGCCAAGCTGGAATATCTTTGAAGACTTCCAAACAGGTGGTGTTCCAGCTGCGCTTAAACGCGATGCGACGGATGGTGTTCAGTCTGTCCATGTCGAAGTCAAACACCCAGATGAAATCAATACCCTCTTTGACGGAGCTATTGTCTATGCCAAAGGAAGCCGTCTCATGCACATGCTTCGCCGTTGGCTCGGTGATGCGGATTTCGCTAAAGGCTTGCATGCTTACTTTGAAAAGCACCAATATGGAAATACCATTGGTCGTGACCTATGGAATGCCCTTGGTCAAGCATCAGGTCGTGATGTTGCAGCCTTCATGGATTCTTGGTTGGAGCAACCTGGTTATCCAGTTCTCACTGTCAAAGTTGAAAATGATGTCTTGAAGATTTCGCAAAAACAATTCTTTATCGGTGAGCACGAAGACAAGAACCGTCTCTGGGTTGTGCCACTTAACAGCAACTGGAAAGGCTTGCCAGATACACTCGAAACTGAAAGCATCGAAATCCCTGGCTATGCCGCTCTTCTTGCTGAAAATGAAGGAGCTCTTCGCCTTAACACAGAAAATACAGCCCACTATATTACAGACTACCAAGGAGACTTGTTAGATGCCATTCTTGCTGACCTAGTTGAGCTTGATAACACAAGCAAACTACAAATCGTCCAAGAACGTCGTCTGCTTGCTGAAGCGGGTCGCATTTCTTATGCAGACTTGCTCCCAGTCCTTGATAAACTTGCTAAGGAAGAGTCTTACCTTGTGGTTTCAGCTGTTTCTCAAGTGATTGCTGCCCTTGAACGCTTTATCGATGAAGGAACAGAAACTGAGAAAGCCTTTAACAGTCTGGTTGCTAAATTGGCTCGTCATAACTATGACCGTCTTGGTTTTGAAGCCAAAGATGGAGAATCAGAAGAGGATGAATTGGTTCGTCAGTTGGCCGTTTCTATGATGATTCGCTCCAATGATGCAGAAGCTAGTCAAGTCGCTAGCCAAATCTTTGCAGCTCATAAGGAAAATCTTGCAGGCCTTCCAGCAGCCATCCGTGCACAAGTTCTCATCAATGAGATGAAACACCATGAGACCAAGGAATTGGTCGCAACTTATTTGGACCTCTACACTCATGCCACAGATGCTGTCTTCAAACGCCAGTTGGCAGCTGCTCTAGCATACAGTACAGATGCCGACAATATCCAAACCTTGATTAGTTCATGGAAGGACAAGTTTGTGGTGAAACCACAAGATTTGTCTGCTTGGTATTACCAGTTCCTAGATCATCAAACAACTCAAGAAACTGTTTGGGTATGGGCGCGTGAAAACTGGGATTGGATCAAGGCAGCTCTTGGTGGGGATATGAGCTTTGATAGCTTTGTTATCCTACCTGCCCATGTATTTAAGACTGAGCAACGCTTGGCAGAGTACAAGGAATTCTTTGAGCCACAACTCTCTGACCTAGCTCTTAGCCGTAATATCCGCATGGGGATCAAGGATATCGCAGCGCGTGTTGACTTGATTAAGCGTGAGAAAGCAGCAGTCGAAGCTGTTGTAGCCCAATATGGCAAGGCTTAA
- the ciaR gene encoding two-component system response regulator CiaR has translation MIKILLVEDDLGLSNSVFDFLDDFADVMQVFDGEEGLYEAESGVYDLILLDLMLPEKNGFQVLKELREKGITTPVLIMTAKESLDDKGHGFELGADDYLTKPFYLEELKMRIQALLKRSGKFNENTLTYGDIVVNLSTNEVKVEDTPVELLGKEFELLVYFLQNQNVILPKTQIFDRLWGFDSDTTISVVEVYVSKVRKKLKGTAFAENLQTLRSVGYILKDVQ, from the coding sequence ATGATAAAAATCTTATTAGTAGAAGATGACCTGGGTCTGTCAAACTCAGTATTTGACTTTTTGGATGATTTTGCAGATGTCATGCAGGTTTTTGATGGAGAAGAAGGTCTCTACGAAGCAGAAAGTGGCGTTTATGACTTGATTTTGCTTGACCTGATGTTGCCTGAAAAAAATGGTTTCCAAGTCTTGAAAGAATTGCGTGAGAAAGGAATCACGACACCAGTTCTTATCATGACTGCTAAGGAAAGTTTGGATGACAAGGGACATGGTTTTGAGTTGGGAGCGGATGACTACCTCACCAAACCTTTCTATCTAGAAGAACTCAAAATGCGGATCCAAGCCCTTCTCAAACGTTCAGGTAAATTTAACGAAAACACCTTAACCTATGGGGATATTGTCGTCAACCTTTCAACGAATGAAGTGAAAGTGGAAGATACTCCTGTAGAACTACTCGGAAAAGAGTTTGAGTTATTGGTTTATTTCCTTCAAAATCAAAATGTTATTCTTCCCAAGACGCAAATTTTTGACCGTCTATGGGGATTTGATAGCGATACGACGATTTCCGTTGTAGAAGTCTATGTCTCAAAAGTTCGTAAGAAATTGAAGGGAACAGCCTTTGCTGAAAATCTTCAAACCTTGCGTAGTGTCGGGTATATTTTAAAAGATGTTCAATAA
- a CDS encoding sensor histidine kinase, with protein MFNKLKKTWYADDFSYFIRNFGVFTLIFSAMTLIILQVMHSSLYTSVDEKLQALSSSPQAVIQLALNRATEEVKDIQPATADANKAEIKPNVSSNTEVLLFDKDFNQLLLGNRFLGLDKIKLDKKELNHIRQIQVVNSYGQEETYRMILMETNSSSVSSNVKYAAVLINTSQLEQISQNHEHLIVVVMASFWLLSLIASVYLARVSVKPLLESMQKQKSFVENASHELRTPLAVLQNRLENLFRKPEATIMESSESIASSLEEVRNMRFLTTNLLNLARRDDGIKPEIAEVSPQFFKTTFANYELIASENDRIFEYENRIYRPFMTDQLLLKQLMTILFDNAIKYTEEDGKIEFVVHATDRHLYLTVTDNGIGISATDKKKIFDRFYRVDKARTRQKGGFGLGLSLAKQIVDALRGTISVKDNKPRGTIFEVKIAIQSPSKRKNK; from the coding sequence ATGTTCAATAAACTAAAAAAAACATGGTATGCGGATGATTTCAGCTATTTCATTCGAAACTTTGGAGTGTTCACCCTGATCTTCTCTGCTATGACCTTGATTATCCTCCAGGTCATGCACTCGAGTCTCTACACTTCTGTAGATGAAAAACTCCAAGCCCTTAGTAGCAGTCCCCAAGCGGTTATCCAGTTGGCCCTGAATCGGGCAACTGAAGAGGTCAAGGATATTCAACCAGCAACAGCGGATGCCAACAAGGCTGAAATCAAACCCAATGTCAGCTCCAATACGGAAGTCTTGCTCTTTGACAAGGATTTTAACCAACTCTTACTGGGCAATCGTTTTTTAGGTTTGGATAAGATCAAGCTGGACAAAAAAGAGTTGAATCACATTCGGCAAATCCAAGTTGTCAATAGTTACGGTCAGGAAGAAACCTATCGGATGATTTTGATGGAAACCAACTCTTCCTCCGTATCAAGTAACGTCAAGTATGCGGCGGTTTTAATCAATACTAGCCAGCTCGAGCAAATCAGCCAAAACCACGAGCATTTAATTGTTGTAGTCATGGCTAGTTTCTGGCTCCTGTCTTTAATTGCCAGTGTTTATTTGGCACGTGTCAGTGTCAAACCCTTGCTGGAAAGTATGCAAAAGCAGAAGTCCTTTGTTGAAAATGCTAGTCACGAACTGAGAACGCCTTTGGCCGTTTTACAAAATCGGTTAGAGAATCTCTTTCGAAAACCAGAGGCAACGATTATGGAATCCAGCGAAAGTATCGCTTCCAGTCTTGAAGAAGTTCGCAACATGCGTTTCCTCACGACCAATCTTCTCAACCTTGCACGTCGCGATGATGGAATCAAACCAGAAATAGCAGAAGTATCACCACAGTTCTTTAAGACAACCTTTGCTAACTATGAGTTGATTGCTTCTGAAAATGATCGTATTTTTGAGTATGAAAATCGGATTTATCGTCCTTTCATGACCGATCAGTTGCTCCTAAAACAACTCATGACCATCTTATTTGACAATGCCATCAAGTATACTGAAGAAGATGGGAAAATTGAGTTTGTAGTCCATGCTACAGATCGTCACCTTTATCTAACAGTAACGGATAATGGAATTGGAATCTCAGCTACTGATAAGAAGAAAATCTTTGATCGATTTTACCGTGTAGACAAGGCGAGAACCCGTCAGAAAGGTGGCTTTGGTCTTGGACTATCTTTGGCCAAGCAGATTGTTGATGCTTTGCGAGGAACGATTAGCGTGAAAGATAACAAACCTAGAGGAACGATTTTTGAAGTTAAAATCGCTATTCAATCTCCTTCAAAACGTAAGAATAAATAA
- a CDS encoding DUF3270 domain-containing protein: MSARKLEAYEFEQAPESKQTPLYQDYTPEAPVGPNLKEILFFVNIACFCIFMALFSFIFLALKLNTALSFIAAMATSFALLQLQRKMMKRKFSK, from the coding sequence ATGTCCGCAAGAAAACTAGAAGCTTATGAGTTTGAACAAGCTCCCGAATCGAAACAAACTCCGCTTTACCAAGATTACACACCTGAAGCCCCAGTCGGCCCTAACCTAAAAGAGATTTTATTTTTTGTAAATATCGCTTGTTTCTGTATTTTTATGGCACTTTTTAGTTTTATCTTTTTAGCCTTAAAATTAAATACAGCTTTGTCCTTTATCGCTGCTATGGCAACAAGCTTCGCTCTTTTACAACTTCAACGAAAGATGATGAAACGAAAATTTTCAAAATAA
- a CDS encoding ABC transporter permease has product MYLAIKEILRNKLRYSLILTTIFLIAFMVFFMTSLALGLVRNNRAAIDNWQATGVVLSDYANDNLTASFIPEKDYKEKSSEEAAPLGYMFAVTNLVDGSEKINVSIFAQNWDSFISPSLTEGRYPEGDDEVVVDQSFENYGMKLGDAIQLNGSETSYKIVGLTQGNKFFTEPVVFTSLTTYWTLQGTLKANRSISALVLKNDIEVTGDGLKQISIPKMISKIPGYTPQVNVFSGMILAMIVITGLIVGIFVYIITIQKLGLYGIMRAQGIQIKTIVWSLFCQIFLLSSMGIVLALMAIGGVILVLPATFFFYPSWIAYSVLSLVISLMALLGGVISLPRLLKVDPITAIAE; this is encoded by the coding sequence ATGTATCTTGCTATCAAAGAGATATTACGAAACAAACTTCGATATAGTTTGATCTTAACGACCATTTTTCTTATCGCTTTTATGGTCTTTTTTATGACCAGTCTAGCTCTTGGTCTTGTGCGAAACAACCGGGCCGCTATTGATAATTGGCAAGCGACGGGTGTCGTTTTATCCGACTACGCAAATGATAATTTGACGGCATCTTTTATTCCTGAAAAAGACTACAAGGAAAAGAGTTCTGAAGAGGCTGCTCCATTGGGTTATATGTTCGCTGTGACCAATCTAGTCGATGGTAGTGAAAAGATTAACGTTTCCATCTTTGCTCAAAACTGGGACTCTTTTATCTCTCCTAGTTTGACGGAGGGAAGGTACCCAGAAGGGGATGATGAGGTTGTCGTGGATCAGTCTTTTGAGAACTATGGGATGAAGCTAGGTGATGCCATTCAGCTCAATGGAAGTGAGACAAGTTACAAGATCGTAGGCCTGACTCAAGGAAATAAATTTTTTACCGAGCCTGTTGTCTTTACGAGTCTGACAACTTATTGGACCTTACAAGGAACCTTGAAAGCCAATCGTTCCATCTCTGCCTTGGTATTGAAAAATGACATAGAAGTGACTGGCGACGGACTGAAACAGATTTCCATTCCAAAAATGATATCGAAAATTCCTGGTTACACGCCTCAGGTTAATGTATTTTCAGGAATGATTCTCGCTATGATTGTTATCACAGGCTTGATTGTGGGGATTTTTGTTTATATCATTACCATCCAAAAACTAGGTCTTTATGGAATAATGCGGGCTCAGGGAATACAGATTAAAACCATTGTATGGTCCCTTTTCTGTCAAATATTCCTTTTGTCTAGTATGGGGATTGTTTTAGCCTTGATGGCAATCGGAGGAGTGATTTTAGTCTTACCAGCTACCTTCTTTTTCTATCCAAGTTGGATAGCCTACTCTGTCCTAAGCTTGGTAATTTCCTTGATGGCCCTTCTAGGTGGTGTCATTTCACTTCCACGCTTGCTAAAGGTGGACCCGATTACTGCGATTGCAGAGTGA
- a CDS encoding ABC transporter ATP-binding protein: MTTLIEMNQVTKTYGEGKMKVVALHETNFQLNAGEFVAIVGPSGSGKTTFLTTLGQLQEASSGKILVKGKETGSLTEKEKTDLRFREFGFILQASNLIPFLTVKEQLDLIDRLDKGKNSKSDRKKLFDLLDLEKVQNHYPKALSGGERQRAAIARALYNNPSIVLADEPTASLDTERAYQVTEMLAAIAHEQGRGVVMITHDTRLLDKVDRIYVMNDGHLVEKTHA, encoded by the coding sequence ATGACAACATTGATAGAAATGAATCAAGTGACAAAAACTTACGGGGAAGGAAAGATGAAAGTCGTAGCCCTGCATGAGACGAATTTTCAGCTAAATGCGGGAGAGTTCGTAGCTATCGTTGGGCCTTCAGGATCTGGAAAGACGACCTTTCTAACAACTCTAGGACAACTACAGGAGGCATCGAGTGGAAAGATTCTAGTCAAAGGGAAGGAAACAGGCAGTTTAACGGAGAAGGAAAAAACAGATCTCCGTTTTAGAGAGTTTGGTTTCATTCTCCAGGCTTCAAACTTAATTCCTTTTCTAACGGTCAAGGAACAGCTGGATTTGATAGACAGACTAGATAAGGGAAAAAATAGTAAAAGTGACCGAAAAAAGCTCTTTGACTTGTTGGATTTGGAAAAAGTTCAAAATCATTATCCCAAAGCTCTATCTGGTGGTGAACGTCAGCGTGCGGCGATAGCTAGAGCGCTCTATAACAATCCAAGCATTGTGCTCGCAGATGAGCCGACAGCCAGTCTGGATACCGAGCGTGCCTACCAAGTAACGGAGATGTTGGCTGCCATTGCCCATGAACAAGGTAGAGGAGTTGTTATGATTACACATGATACTCGTCTTCTTGATAAGGTTGACCGTATTTATGTCATGAATGATGGCCACCTAGTTGAAAAAACACATGCATAA